In Chitinophagaceae bacterium, the following are encoded in one genomic region:
- a CDS encoding pitrilysin family protein → MTHYEKFSLTNGLEVLIIPDETSHLTVVNILYKVGSRNESETKTGFAHLFEHLMFGGSKNIKNFDTELQKVGGKNNAFTSTDITNYYTIVPAANIETAFWLESDRMLELDFNDEVLEVQKKVVIEEFKQRYINQPYGDVWLKLRELAYKVHPYKWATIGKKIEHIEEASIQDVKEFFFNYYSPNNAILTIAGNVNPLQIEKLLQKWFEPIPSRTVPSQNIPIEPIQMQEQRDETHSPVPANAFYKVYKMCNRTHHQYNTTDILSDILGTENTSTFHNTLVKKQQIFNTLNCYITGSIDPGLLVIEGKLNQNKTFHEADSSVNDMIEQIKNNTIITEKDLQKSINKYETSHLFAEIDILHRAMNLAFCSFIDTPELVNTELEKVKNITKEDIIQVSQSILNKENSSTLYYKIAK, encoded by the coding sequence ATGACACATTATGAGAAGTTTTCCCTTACCAATGGTTTAGAAGTGCTTATTATCCCCGACGAAACCTCACATCTCACGGTGGTAAATATACTTTATAAAGTAGGATCTCGAAACGAATCCGAAACAAAAACAGGGTTTGCACATCTTTTTGAACACCTTATGTTTGGAGGAAGTAAAAACATAAAAAACTTTGATACAGAACTACAAAAAGTAGGTGGCAAAAACAATGCCTTTACCAGCACCGATATTACAAATTATTACACCATAGTGCCTGCTGCTAATATAGAAACTGCCTTTTGGTTAGAATCAGATAGAATGTTAGAACTTGATTTTAACGATGAGGTATTAGAAGTTCAAAAAAAAGTGGTCATAGAAGAATTTAAACAACGATACATAAATCAACCATACGGAGATGTATGGCTCAAACTCAGAGAACTTGCTTACAAAGTTCATCCATACAAATGGGCAACCATAGGAAAAAAAATAGAGCATATTGAAGAAGCATCTATCCAAGACGTAAAAGAGTTTTTTTTCAACTATTACAGCCCTAACAATGCCATACTGACCATAGCAGGAAACGTAAATCCATTACAAATAGAAAAACTCTTACAAAAATGGTTTGAACCAATCCCCTCAAGAACAGTTCCATCACAAAATATCCCCATAGAACCAATACAAATGCAGGAACAGAGAGATGAAACCCACTCTCCCGTTCCTGCAAATGCTTTTTATAAGGTATATAAAATGTGCAACCGAACTCACCACCAATACAATACCACAGATATTTTATCAGATATATTGGGAACAGAAAATACCAGCACTTTTCATAATACACTCGTAAAAAAACAACAAATATTTAATACATTGAACTGCTATATTACAGGATCTATAGACCCAGGCCTTTTGGTCATAGAAGGAAAATTAAATCAAAATAAAACATTCCACGAAGCAGATTCATCAGTAAATGATATGATAGAACAGATTAAAAATAACACCATTATAACAGAAAAAGACCTTCAAAAATCTATCAATAAATATGAAACCTCGCATCTATTTGCTGAGATAGATATACTACACAGAGCAATGAACCTCGCTTTCTGTTCCTTTATAGATACTCCGGAGTTAGTAAATACAGAATTAGAAAAAGTAAAAAATATAACAAAAGAAGAT